One Coffea arabica cultivar ET-39 chromosome 5e, Coffea Arabica ET-39 HiFi, whole genome shotgun sequence DNA segment encodes these proteins:
- the LOC140007087 gene encoding xyloglucan endotransglucosylase protein 1-like: MDCGSIYSTSFTSVSSKQCLSTSKPCNRSSAPQCLYRLFSSSLWDVSYETRLMDAIALLLISSALSTLMAASAANFYQDVDINFGNHPVHMQNGGQLLTLSLNNYSGFGFQSENEYLFGRFLVENHPIGVLNNNEAVGTPFPMSQPMRVYRSLWNADDWATQGGRVKTDWTKAPLFTSYKNFNANACIQSPSDSSSISTWPNSCNTQAWQTQKLDAFGRRRRR; the protein is encoded by the exons ATGGACTGTGGGTCAATCTATTCTACTTCCTTCACTTCAGTTTCATCTAAACAGTGTTTGTCAACTTCAAAACCATGCAATCGCAGCTCAGCTCCTCAGTGTCTGTACCGgctcttttcttcctctctctgGGATGTTTCCTACGAAACAAGGCTGATGGATG CTATAGCATTGCTACTAATCTCCAGTGCCCTGAGTACTCTCATGGCAGCTTCAGCTGCAAACTTTTACCAAGATGTTGATATTAATTTTGGCAACCATCCAGTCCATATGCAAAATGGTGGCCAACTTCTCACGCTGTCACTAAACAATTACTCTGGCTTTGGTTTCCAGTCCGAGAATGAGTATCTCTTTGGAAG atttttggtggaaaaccATCCTATCGGAGTACTCAACAATAATGAAGCAGTTGGGACTCCATTCCCAATGAGCCAACCTATGAGAGTCTACCGTAGCTTGTGGAATGCTGATGATTGGGCAACACAAGGAGGACGAGTGAAAACAGATTGGACAAAAGCTCCTCTCTTTACATCCTACAAGAATTTCAATGCAAATGCTTGTATTCAGTCACCATCTGATTCATCATCTATTTCAACATGGCCCAATTCTTGCAACACACAAGCATGGCAAACACAAAAACTTGATGCCTTTGGCAGAAGAAGGCGTAGATAG
- the LOC113688015 gene encoding xyloglucan endotransglucosylase protein 1: protein MFPLTSSKASFLLHFSLIASLLLAASAGNFYQDVDQNFGDQRFQILEGGQLLTLSLDKLSGSGFQSKNEYLFGRFDVQLKLIPGNSAGTVTTFYLSSQGSAHDEIDFEFLGNSSGQPYTIHTNVYAQGKGGREQQFRLWFDPTTSFHTYSIVWNPQRIIFLVDNIPIRVFNNQESNGVPYPKNQAMRVYCSLWNADDWATQGGRVKTDWTLAPFTVSYRNFNANGCVKIPGSSACGSTNSLSNDQAWQTQGLDANGRNRIRWVQHKYMIYNYCNDASRFPQGFPSECKGSRF from the exons ATGTTTCCCCTTACATCGTCTAAAGCTTCATTCCTGCTACATTTCTCTCTAATTGCCTCACTTCTGCTGGCTGCCTCCGCTGGTAACTTTTACCAAGATGTCGACCAGAATTTTGGGGATCAACGGTTTCAGATTCTTGAGGGTGGCCAACTTCTTACGTTGTCCTTAGACAAGTTATCTGGTTCTGGATTTCAGTCCAAGAATGAGTATTTATTCGGGCGATTTGATGTGCAGCTCAAGCTTATACCTGGCAACTCTGCTGGCACAGTCACGACCTTTTAT tTATCATCTCAAGGATCAGCACATGATGAGATTGATTTTGAGTTCTTGGGCAATTCTTCTGGACAGCCTTATACAATCCACACCAATGTTTATGCTCAGGGAAAAGGTGGCAGAGAACAACAGTTTCGCCTGTGGTTTGATCCCACAACATCCTTCCACACCTATTCAATTGTTTGGAATCCTCAAAGGATCAT ATTCTTGGTGGACAACATACCAATAAGAGTATTCAACAATCAAGAATCAAATGGAGTACCTTACCCAAAGAACCAGGCCATGAGAGTCTATTGCAGCTTGTGGAATGCAGATGACTGGGCTACACAAGGCGGCCGTGTTAAGACTGATTGGACACTTGCCCCATTCACTGTTTCTTACAGAAACTTCAATGCAAATGGATGTGTTAAGATACCTGGATCGTCAGCCTGCGGTTCCACAAATTCATTGAGCAATGATCAGGCATGGCAAACCCAAGGACTTGATGCTAATGGCCGCAACAGAATCAGATGGGTTCAACATAAATACATGATCTATAACTACTGCAATGATGCTTCCAGGTTTCCACAAGGTTTTCCATCGGAATGCAAGGGTTCTAGGTTCTAG